One window of the Methylocystis parvus OBBP genome contains the following:
- a CDS encoding cytochrome c oxidase subunit I, which translates to MTDVLADQAEGSYLTDGFTLRSWLLTTDHKRIAILYLGAITAFFFIGGIAAAVMRYNLISASGRLGSADLYNRLFSMHGVVMVWFFLVPAVPATLGNFLAPLMLGARDLAFPRLNLLSWYLFMAAGFTALYALIAGGVDTGWTFYTPFSSLYSNGYVIATVTAIFIAGFSSIATGLNFIVSIHKLRAPGMTWHKMPVFLWSLYATSVIMALATPVLAMTLLLLAFERLFHVGVFDPAVGGDPLLFQHLFWFYSHPAVYIMILPGFGVISEIVPCFSSKELFGYKFVVWASIAIAVISFLVWGHHMFVAGESLYSALLFSLLSYAVAVPSAIKVFNWVGTMHKGYIRFDAPMLYAIAFIGLFTMGGLTGLFVAALAADVHLTQTYFVVAHFHYVMVGGMVSAYFAGLHFWWPKITGRMYPEMWGRAAAIIIFAGFNLTFFPQFILGYLGMPRRYASYPAEFEPLNLLSSAGALVLAIGYLLPLLYLLWSLLYGDKAPANPWSATGLEWKTPSPPPTENFPETPLVTQPPYQYPLAEAVSHE; encoded by the coding sequence ATGACAGATGTTTTGGCCGATCAGGCCGAAGGCTCCTATCTCACCGATGGCTTCACTTTGCGCAGCTGGCTGCTGACGACCGACCACAAGCGGATCGCCATCCTTTATCTCGGCGCAATAACCGCCTTCTTCTTCATCGGCGGAATCGCCGCCGCCGTCATGCGGTATAATTTGATTTCCGCCAGCGGCCGGCTCGGCTCGGCGGACCTCTATAATCGCCTGTTCTCCATGCATGGCGTCGTGATGGTCTGGTTTTTCCTTGTCCCCGCCGTGCCGGCCACGCTCGGAAATTTCCTCGCGCCGCTCATGCTCGGCGCGCGCGACCTCGCCTTTCCGCGCCTCAATCTCCTGAGCTGGTATCTCTTCATGGCCGCCGGCTTCACCGCGCTTTACGCCCTGATCGCGGGCGGCGTCGACACCGGCTGGACTTTCTATACGCCTTTCTCTTCGCTTTACTCGAACGGCTACGTCATCGCGACCGTCACTGCGATCTTCATCGCCGGCTTCTCATCCATCGCAACGGGGCTCAATTTTATCGTCAGCATCCACAAGCTGCGCGCGCCCGGCATGACCTGGCACAAAATGCCGGTCTTCCTCTGGTCGCTCTACGCAACCTCGGTCATCATGGCGCTTGCGACGCCCGTGCTGGCGATGACGCTTCTGCTCCTCGCTTTCGAGAGGCTCTTTCATGTCGGCGTCTTCGATCCGGCTGTCGGCGGCGATCCCCTGCTGTTTCAGCATCTCTTCTGGTTTTATTCGCACCCCGCCGTCTACATCATGATCCTGCCCGGATTCGGCGTCATCAGCGAAATCGTTCCCTGTTTCTCCAGCAAGGAGCTCTTCGGCTACAAATTCGTCGTATGGGCGAGCATCGCGATCGCCGTCATCAGCTTTCTCGTCTGGGGTCATCACATGTTCGTCGCCGGCGAGTCGCTTTATTCAGCCCTCCTATTTTCCCTGTTGAGCTATGCGGTGGCGGTACCATCGGCGATAAAGGTCTTCAATTGGGTCGGAACGATGCACAAGGGCTATATCCGCTTCGATGCGCCCATGCTCTACGCAATCGCTTTCATCGGCCTTTTCACGATGGGCGGGCTCACCGGCCTTTTCGTCGCCGCGCTCGCCGCCGACGTCCATCTCACTCAAACATACTTCGTCGTCGCGCATTTCCATTATGTGATGGTGGGCGGCATGGTCTCCGCCTATTTTGCGGGACTGCACTTCTGGTGGCCGAAGATCACAGGCCGGATGTATCCGGAAATGTGGGGCCGCGCCGCGGCGATCATCATCTTCGCCGGCTTCAATCTCACCTTCTTTCCGCAATTCATCCTCGGCTATCTCGGCATGCCGCGCCGCTACGCTTCCTATCCCGCCGAATTTGAGCCGTTGAACCTCCTCTCTTCGGCGGGCGCGCTCGTGCTCGCCATCGGCTATCTGCTGCCGCTTCTCTATCTCCTCTGGTCGCTGCTCTATGGCGACAAAGCCCCGGCGAATCCATGGAGCGCGACGGGCCTAGAATGGAAAACGCCGTCGCCGCCGCCGACCGAAAATTTTCCTGAGACGCCGCTCGTGACGCAGCCGCCCTATCAATATCCGCTGGCGGAGGCCGTCAGCCATGAGTGA
- a CDS encoding c-type cytochrome, whose amino-acid sequence MTRRLVAMITLIGLSACSDMSVQQKQKAYRPLVAPVSSPAGVVAFRSRPETAPAVTLALLERGKERYGIFCAPCHDEAGDGRGMIVQRGFPAPPSYHTQRLRDTPPKRFYDVITDGFGAMYSYASRVPPEDRWAIAAYIKALQQSRANAQATSKGDGK is encoded by the coding sequence GTGACCCGCCGACTCGTAGCGATGATCACCCTCATCGGCCTCTCCGCCTGCAGCGATATGTCCGTACAGCAAAAGCAAAAAGCCTATCGCCCTCTCGTCGCGCCGGTTTCGTCGCCCGCCGGCGTCGTGGCCTTCCGCTCGCGTCCGGAAACGGCGCCGGCCGTGACGCTGGCTCTGCTGGAGCGCGGGAAGGAGCGTTACGGGATTTTTTGCGCCCCTTGCCATGACGAGGCCGGCGACGGCCGCGGCATGATCGTGCAGCGCGGCTTTCCAGCGCCGCCCTCCTATCATACGCAGCGCCTGCGCGACACGCCGCCAAAACGCTTTTACGACGTCATAACCGACGGCTTCGGCGCCATGTATTCCTATGCGTCGCGCGTTCCTCCGGAAGATCGCTGGGCCATCGCCGCATACATAAAAGCATTGCAGCAAAGCCGCGCAAACGCACAGGCGACAAGCAAAGGCGACGGGAAATGA
- a CDS encoding DUF3341 domain-containing protein → MVPAETASRFSLSAAFVDEERRDKAAAELRRWGLDRFDTFSPFPAHEIDSLTPRVALAGGLLGFAGGFAMQVYANMIGYPLNIGGRPKLSWPSFVPIAFEIGIGLAVIAAIVAAFISAGLLKLHDPVDEADLMKRAMSDRWILALHAADGEALRRAREICLASGATEIEEAGP, encoded by the coding sequence ATGGTTCCGGCTGAGACCGCGTCGCGCTTTTCTCTCAGCGCGGCCTTTGTCGACGAAGAACGCCGCGACAAGGCGGCCGCGGAGCTGCGCCGTTGGGGCCTTGACCGATTCGATACCTTCTCGCCCTTTCCTGCGCATGAGATCGACTCGCTGACGCCGCGCGTGGCGCTTGCGGGCGGCCTGCTCGGCTTCGCGGGCGGCTTCGCCATGCAGGTTTACGCCAACATGATCGGCTATCCGCTGAATATTGGCGGCCGGCCGAAACTCTCATGGCCGTCTTTCGTTCCGATCGCCTTCGAGATCGGGATCGGGCTCGCCGTCATTGCCGCCATCGTCGCGGCTTTCATTTCCGCCGGACTTCTCAAGCTTCACGATCCCGTCGATGAGGCGGATCTGATGAAGCGCGCTATGTCGGATCGCTGGATCCTCGCGCTCCATGCGGCCGACGGCGAAGCGTTGCGTCGCGCGAGAGAAATCTGTCTCGCGTCCGGCGCGACGGAAATCGAGGAGGCGGGGCCGTGA
- a CDS encoding PAS domain S-box protein: MPASEADLAHAILDAEDDALFVLDASGGVSAMNGAAERLTGYCEAELAGDGLLGKNIVENISVETAAAATAPREGRVRVRRRDGTAIDADYAMRPLVIADRPITILRLRPHSQEQAPDAPLEDTIKKLSAIFDGMADGLVLIDEVGLMHLFSAGAERLFGYSASEAVGGNVKMLMPSPYREQHDAYLRAYRETGVKKIIGVGREVVGRRKDGSVFPMYLSIGEIWLSGERYFVGMTHDLTRLKLTEERLLILSAAMDQSPVGFMIANRAGQIQYVNGAFTRLTGYAAEELVGENPRVLQSETTPREQYRRLWDAIREGREWRGEIQDRRKDGSLYWALEMITPLREASGQVTHYLAIQQDITEQKRDKEALAESEERFRKVAEMAGEWLWEQDAQGRYTYSSNAVRSILGIEPEEVVGRTYSSLFASDGAHPSDAVLFKETNAEFHRVVNSYRRKDGRRISTESSGAPIFDDKGRLMKWRGIDRDITAEKDYEDRLRVRDRALESLHVGVAISDARAPGQPNIYVNPALSRMTGYSRDELLGRSMHLLQGPETDREALLEIKRALARGEGCEVTLKNYRKNGEAFWNELIISPVRDGNGVVTHYVGIQTDVTERRRAEESRRELEIAKQIQLSLLPHAPLCVAGASIFGVCKPATHVGGDYFDYFENAGSLDAAIADVSGHSVGAALMMTVVRSMLRAEARKAVDARSNPAAVLQDLNDLLHGDLTQAELFITMFYCRYDPLRRRLRYANGGHNPALLLRTQERHCRQLDGDGLVLGVDRAAVFEDCCLPLQKDDKVLLYTDGVTEAQNVAGDFYGVERLCKAFEANRLLPPQPLVHAILGDMHRFCDRVPASDDIAMVVMQIL; encoded by the coding sequence ATGCCGGCAAGCGAAGCCGATCTGGCGCATGCGATACTGGACGCGGAGGATGACGCGCTTTTCGTTCTCGACGCTTCCGGCGGAGTGAGCGCGATGAATGGCGCGGCCGAACGGCTGACCGGCTATTGCGAGGCGGAATTGGCGGGAGACGGCCTGCTTGGAAAGAACATCGTCGAGAATATTTCCGTCGAAACAGCGGCTGCGGCGACCGCGCCCCGCGAAGGCCGCGTGCGCGTGCGGCGCAGGGATGGAACGGCGATCGACGCCGATTACGCCATGCGTCCCCTCGTCATCGCGGACCGTCCCATAACTATCTTGAGGCTCCGCCCGCATTCGCAGGAACAGGCGCCGGATGCGCCGCTCGAGGACACGATAAAGAAGCTGTCTGCGATTTTCGACGGGATGGCCGACGGCCTCGTCCTTATCGACGAAGTCGGTTTGATGCATCTCTTCAGCGCGGGGGCCGAACGGCTTTTTGGATATAGCGCCAGCGAGGCGGTCGGCGGCAATGTCAAAATGCTGATGCCCTCGCCATATCGTGAGCAGCATGACGCCTATCTTCGCGCTTATCGCGAAACCGGGGTGAAAAAGATCATCGGCGTCGGGCGTGAGGTCGTGGGACGGCGCAAGGACGGCTCGGTCTTTCCCATGTATCTTTCCATCGGCGAAATCTGGCTTTCGGGCGAGCGTTACTTCGTCGGCATGACGCATGATCTGACCCGCCTCAAACTGACCGAAGAGCGGTTGCTGATCTTATCCGCGGCGATGGATCAGAGCCCGGTAGGCTTTATGATCGCCAATCGGGCGGGGCAAATTCAATATGTAAACGGCGCTTTCACGCGGCTGACCGGCTATGCGGCCGAAGAACTCGTGGGCGAAAATCCGCGCGTCCTGCAATCGGAGACGACGCCCCGCGAACAATATCGTCGTTTGTGGGATGCGATCAGGGAAGGCCGCGAATGGCGCGGCGAAATACAGGATCGCCGTAAAGACGGATCGCTTTATTGGGCGCTCGAAATGATCACGCCTCTACGGGAGGCTTCAGGGCAAGTCACGCATTATCTGGCCATTCAACAGGACATTACGGAGCAGAAGAGAGATAAGGAAGCCCTCGCCGAAAGCGAAGAACGATTCCGCAAGGTCGCCGAGATGGCCGGCGAATGGCTTTGGGAGCAGGATGCGCAGGGACGCTACACCTATTCCAGCAATGCGGTGCGCAGCATTCTCGGCATCGAACCGGAAGAGGTGGTTGGAAGAACCTATTCCAGCCTTTTCGCCTCAGACGGCGCGCATCCTTCCGACGCTGTTCTTTTCAAGGAGACGAATGCGGAGTTCCACCGGGTCGTGAATTCCTATCGCCGGAAGGATGGACGCAGGATTTCAACCGAATCGAGCGGCGCGCCGATCTTCGACGATAAGGGCCGCCTGATGAAGTGGCGCGGCATCGATCGCGACATCACCGCTGAAAAGGATTATGAAGATCGCCTGAGGGTGCGTGATCGCGCCCTGGAATCGCTTCATGTCGGAGTCGCCATCTCCGACGCGCGCGCGCCGGGCCAGCCAAATATCTACGTCAATCCCGCACTGTCGAGGATGACGGGATATTCCCGCGATGAGCTCCTCGGGCGCAGCATGCATCTTTTACAGGGCCCGGAGACGGATCGGGAGGCGCTTCTCGAAATCAAGCGCGCGCTCGCGCGCGGCGAAGGCTGCGAAGTGACCCTGAAGAACTACCGTAAAAATGGCGAAGCGTTCTGGAACGAGCTGATCATATCTCCGGTGCGCGACGGAAACGGCGTCGTCACGCATTATGTCGGCATTCAAACGGATGTCACGGAACGTCGCCGGGCCGAGGAAAGTCGGCGCGAGCTTGAGATCGCGAAGCAGATTCAGCTCTCACTCCTGCCTCATGCGCCGCTTTGCGTCGCCGGCGCGAGCATATTTGGCGTCTGTAAACCCGCGACGCATGTCGGCGGCGATTATTTCGACTATTTCGAAAACGCCGGCTCGCTCGACGCCGCGATAGCCGACGTATCGGGCCATAGCGTCGGCGCCGCTCTGATGATGACGGTTGTTCGCAGCATGTTGCGCGCGGAGGCGCGCAAGGCCGTCGACGCGCGATCGAATCCCGCCGCCGTTCTCCAGGATTTGAATGATCTTCTCCATGGCGACCTTACGCAGGCCGAACTGTTCATCACCATGTTCTATTGTCGTTACGACCCTTTGCGCCGACGGCTGCGTTACGCCAATGGCGGCCATAATCCGGCCCTGCTCCTGAGAACGCAGGAACGCCATTGTCGTCAGCTCGATGGCGACGGTCTCGTGCTCGGCGTCGATCGCGCCGCTGTTTTCGAGGATTGCTGCCTTCCCCTGCAAAAGGACGACAAAGTGCTGCTCTATACGGACGGCGTCACCGAAGCCCAGAACGTCGCCGGGGATTTTTACGGCGTCGAGCGTCTGTGCAAGGCGTTTGAAGCCAATCGCCTCCTCCCGCCGCAACCGCTTGTGCACGCCATTCTCGGCGATATGCATCGGTTCTGTGATCGCGTTCCCGCGAGCGACGACATCGCCATGGTCGTCATGCAGATTCTTTGA
- the nrfD gene encoding NrfD/PsrC family molybdoenzyme membrane anchor subunit has product MSAAPSEGDKLFNPSRSIGSMTRQICDIPLRRDAPPRWWIVLLVLSSILLLALFLAVAWLFIAGVGIWGVDWPVAWGFAIINYVWWIAIASGGTFISALFYLTGAEWRNSINRLAETMTIFAVACAGIFPILHLGRPWLFYWLFPYPNTMTLWPQFRSPLLWDFFAILTYLISSILFWYYGLIPDLATMRDRAETPARRAIFGIFAAGFRGSDSQWREYRAAYGVLAVIIAPLVVSVHSIVGLDFAGAATVGWHSTQFPPFFVFGALLSGFAMTLLLLVPLRRWLSFEDFITGRHFDALGKLMLASSLALAYAYVMDAFMSFYTTDAAERASFLDKAGGQLAVIYWGAVIFNALLPQLLWSRRMRLNEAVVAIVSFGVIVGMWLERYQIVVMSLRRPRLPSAWGEYTPTIWDWLTLFGSVGLFIFGLVCAVRFIPMLSMFEMREIMTAAEKERRDGSG; this is encoded by the coding sequence ATGAGCGCGGCTCCGAGCGAGGGCGACAAGCTGTTCAATCCCAGCCGGTCGATCGGCTCGATGACCCGCCAGATATGCGACATTCCCCTGCGGCGAGACGCGCCGCCGCGCTGGTGGATCGTCTTACTTGTTCTGTCATCGATATTGCTGCTCGCCCTTTTCCTCGCCGTCGCCTGGCTCTTCATCGCCGGCGTCGGCATTTGGGGCGTGGATTGGCCGGTCGCCTGGGGCTTCGCCATCATCAATTACGTGTGGTGGATCGCCATCGCGTCGGGGGGCACCTTCATCTCGGCGCTGTTTTACCTGACAGGCGCCGAGTGGCGGAATTCCATCAACCGCCTTGCTGAGACCATGACGATTTTCGCCGTCGCCTGCGCCGGCATATTCCCGATCCTGCATCTCGGACGGCCATGGCTCTTTTACTGGCTCTTTCCCTATCCAAACACCATGACGCTCTGGCCGCAATTCAGAAGCCCGCTGCTGTGGGATTTCTTCGCCATCCTCACTTATCTCATCTCGTCCATTCTGTTCTGGTACTACGGCCTCATTCCCGATCTGGCGACGATGCGCGATCGGGCGGAGACGCCCGCGAGACGCGCGATTTTTGGAATTTTCGCCGCGGGCTTTCGCGGCTCGGATTCACAATGGCGGGAATATCGCGCGGCTTACGGCGTTCTCGCCGTCATCATCGCGCCCCTCGTCGTCTCGGTGCACAGCATTGTCGGTCTCGATTTCGCCGGCGCCGCCACGGTCGGTTGGCATTCGACGCAGTTTCCTCCCTTCTTCGTCTTCGGCGCGCTGCTATCAGGCTTCGCCATGACGCTGCTTCTCCTCGTGCCCCTGCGGCGCTGGCTGAGTTTCGAGGACTTCATCACGGGCCGCCATTTCGACGCGCTCGGCAAGCTTATGCTCGCAAGCAGCCTCGCGCTCGCCTACGCCTACGTCATGGACGCCTTCATGTCCTTCTATACGACGGACGCTGCTGAGCGCGCCTCCTTCCTCGACAAGGCCGGTGGGCAATTAGCCGTCATCTATTGGGGCGCCGTCATATTCAATGCGCTTCTTCCGCAACTTTTGTGGAGCCGGCGCATGCGGCTCAACGAGGCGGTCGTCGCCATTGTTTCGTTCGGCGTGATCGTCGGCATGTGGCTCGAACGTTATCAGATCGTCGTGATGAGCTTGCGCCGGCCGCGCCTGCCGTCGGCCTGGGGCGAATATACGCCGACGATTTGGGATTGGCTTACGCTCTTTGGCAGCGTCGGCCTCTTTATCTTCGGCCTTGTCTGCGCTGTGCGCTTCATCCCCATGCTGTCCATGTTCGAAATGCGGGAGATCATGACCGCCGCAGAAAAGGAGCGCCGGGATGGTTCCGGCTGA
- a CDS encoding cytochrome c oxidase subunit 3 — MSEAIDAHGFQFADAAHQRETAVAGMWAFLATECLFFGPLFLAWVFSRQFNQPGFDFGASQTNLTVGAINTALLITSSFAYGVAHWSMGKGRRRLMFFAFGAAWLLGLAFIALKFGVEWPEDFHRGLFPGAAFSVPEPRRGGAALFFSFYFLSTAVHGAHLLIGLALLAWIIWRVSASPDAARTPVVVVGLYWSFVDMVWLILFPLIYLIGRGA; from the coding sequence ATGAGTGAAGCGATCGACGCGCATGGATTTCAATTCGCCGACGCGGCCCATCAGCGCGAGACGGCCGTCGCGGGCATGTGGGCCTTTCTCGCAACGGAGTGTCTGTTTTTCGGACCGCTCTTCCTCGCCTGGGTCTTTTCGCGCCAGTTCAATCAGCCGGGCTTCGATTTCGGCGCCTCTCAGACAAATCTTACGGTCGGCGCGATCAATACGGCGCTCTTGATTACCAGCAGCTTCGCCTATGGCGTCGCGCATTGGTCGATGGGAAAGGGACGGCGACGTCTTATGTTTTTCGCCTTCGGCGCCGCCTGGCTTCTCGGCCTTGCTTTCATCGCGCTCAAATTCGGCGTCGAGTGGCCGGAGGATTTTCATAGAGGTCTCTTCCCCGGCGCCGCCTTTTCGGTTCCCGAGCCGCGACGAGGCGGCGCAGCCTTGTTCTTCTCCTTCTATTTCCTGAGCACGGCGGTTCATGGCGCGCATCTTCTCATCGGCCTCGCTTTGCTTGCCTGGATTATTTGGCGCGTAAGCGCGTCTCCCGATGCAGCCCGGACGCCTGTGGTCGTCGTCGGCCTCTATTGGAGCTTCGTCGACATGGTGTGGCTGATCCTTTTCCCTCTCATCTATCTCATTGGGCGCGGCGCATGA
- a CDS encoding SCO family protein — MKRIAPLLTLLPALALAPAKAGAPPDLTGAGYTQRIGARLPLDIVLQDETGHGVKLAETLDRRPVVLLLGYFRCRKLCSVLRAETLEALLASGLSAERDYRFVVVSVDPSETSADAAAAKARDIENFPAAGASSGWRYLTAGNSEIAQLSRTVGFDYAFNAEQKTILHPIGRVLLDREGVVSGYLFGFGLDAATIREAIERARDRKTTRASPASLFCFDYDPETGRYSVAVLRLLRLLSVAGVLVFAGTLYKVLRRSLA, encoded by the coding sequence ATGAAGCGCATCGCACCGCTGCTGACGCTGCTTCCGGCGCTCGCCCTGGCGCCCGCGAAGGCGGGAGCGCCTCCCGATCTCACGGGCGCCGGCTACACGCAAAGGATTGGCGCGCGCCTTCCGCTCGACATCGTCCTGCAAGATGAGACGGGACATGGCGTCAAACTCGCGGAAACGCTCGATCGCCGTCCGGTCGTTCTCCTTCTGGGATATTTTCGATGCCGCAAACTCTGCAGCGTCCTGCGCGCTGAAACGCTCGAAGCGCTTCTGGCGTCCGGACTCTCCGCGGAGCGCGACTATCGCTTTGTCGTCGTGAGCGTCGATCCGTCGGAGACGAGCGCTGACGCAGCCGCCGCCAAGGCGAGGGACATCGAAAATTTTCCGGCCGCCGGCGCATCGTCGGGATGGCGTTATCTTACCGCCGGAAACTCAGAAATCGCGCAACTGAGCCGCACTGTCGGCTTCGATTACGCCTTTAACGCCGAACAAAAGACGATCTTGCATCCGATCGGCCGGGTCCTCCTCGATCGCGAAGGCGTCGTGTCCGGCTATCTCTTCGGGTTCGGCCTGGATGCGGCGACAATTCGTGAGGCGATCGAGCGCGCGAGGGATCGAAAGACGACCCGCGCCTCGCCGGCTTCGCTTTTTTGTTTCGACTACGATCCCGAAACCGGACGCTATTCGGTCGCCGTCTTGAGGCTCTTGCGGTTGCTGAGCGTCGCGGGCGTCCTGGTCTTCGCAGGAACGCTCTATAAAGTCCTCAGGCGTAGCCTGGCATGA
- the coxB gene encoding cytochrome c oxidase subunit II, translating to MSPLLPQASNEAVEIDYLILALVLASAAILALVYGLILVYMFRYHAGSKAARGAPSRKSWRFEIAWTLATMAVFFGLFLWGADLYVRLFQAPADALQIYVVAKQWMWKAEHVGGQRELNALHIPIGRPVQLVMTSQDVIHDFSVPAFRIKRDVLPGRYQSLWFQADRPGAYKLFCTQLCGAGHATMTGEVFAMTAPAFEQWLGGARTTTVAGASMASEGEALFMRLGCSGCHGAHGEGASGAIRAPALIGLYGSRVRLTSGATAVADDRYIRDSILEPDKEIVAGFEPVMPSFAGQIDEEQLMRLDAFIKSLRNGATP from the coding sequence ATGAGCCCGCTTTTGCCGCAGGCGTCGAATGAAGCCGTTGAAATCGATTACCTCATTCTCGCGCTCGTTCTCGCCTCCGCCGCGATCCTCGCGCTCGTTTATGGCTTAATCCTTGTCTACATGTTCCGATATCATGCGGGAAGCAAAGCGGCCAGAGGCGCGCCTTCGCGCAAATCCTGGCGTTTCGAGATCGCCTGGACGCTCGCGACCATGGCCGTTTTCTTCGGCCTCTTCCTTTGGGGCGCGGATCTTTATGTGCGGCTGTTTCAGGCGCCGGCCGACGCGCTGCAAATTTATGTCGTCGCCAAGCAGTGGATGTGGAAGGCGGAGCATGTCGGCGGCCAGCGCGAACTGAACGCGCTGCACATTCCCATCGGCAGGCCGGTTCAGCTCGTCATGACGTCGCAGGACGTCATTCATGATTTTTCAGTGCCGGCCTTTCGCATCAAACGCGACGTCCTGCCCGGGCGCTACCAAAGCCTCTGGTTTCAGGCGGATCGCCCTGGCGCCTACAAGCTCTTTTGCACGCAGCTTTGCGGCGCCGGCCATGCGACGATGACAGGCGAGGTGTTCGCCATGACGGCGCCGGCGTTCGAGCAATGGCTCGGCGGCGCGAGGACCACGACAGTCGCAGGAGCGTCGATGGCTTCCGAAGGCGAGGCCTTGTTCATGCGTCTCGGCTGCAGCGGTTGTCATGGCGCTCATGGGGAAGGCGCCAGCGGCGCCATACGGGCGCCGGCGCTCATCGGGCTCTATGGTTCGCGCGTCAGATTGACGAGCGGCGCGACCGCCGTTGCGGACGACCGCTATATCCGCGACTCGATCCTCGAGCCGGACAAGGAAATCGTCGCCGGCTTTGAACCCGTCATGCCGTCTTTCGCCGGACAGATCGACGAAGAACAGCTCATGCGGCTGGACGCTTTCATCAAATCACTCCGCAATGGAGCGACGCCATGA